The Deltaproteobacteria bacterium DNA segment TCGATGATCTTTTTGATATCGGAAACGGTTAGCGGTTCGGTTGACATAAACAATAAAGATTCGACAACAGCTCTTAGTTCGTTTTTATTCATAATTAAATTCCAAATGTCAAAATCCAAAGTTCAAAGGAATTTCAAAACTACAATGTCAAAAATACAAACACCTTGTCATTTGACATTTGTCATTCCTTTGACATTTGACATTTGACCTTTGACATTTATTGATACGTCTTTTCTTCCTCTATTTTCACTGCCGTTGCAACCTCCCCCACCTCCATATTTCTGGCGACGCGGATCGGCCCGAGCGCCTCCAGCTGGTAAATCCGGATCATCTTGAGCCGCGCCATTTCAAGAAGCGCCAGAAAAGTAACCACCAATTCCTCCCGGGTGACGCCTGCCGTAAAAAGATCCTCAAACGGCAGGCTTTCCGCCCCTTTTAAATGATCCAAAATCTCGTAGATCCGGTCGGTCACCGAGACCCGCTCGGCCGTAATGAAATGGGCCTTGTCTTTGGGCACTTTCTTTAAAACTTCGTGAAAGGCCTTTAAGAGGGTAAATGGCTCCACCGTAAGCCAATCTTCTCCCTCCGCCGGCGCCTCCGGCGGGGGGACCTTCGGCCTCTTGAAGACATCCCGGCCCAACAAACGGCGGCCCGTCAGCCATCGGGCGGCGAGTTTGTAGCGCTGATATTCCAAAAGCCGCGCCATGAGATCGGCGCGCGGGTCTTCCTCTTCCGCGATCTCGTCGTCGCGGTGGAGCAAAAGGCGCGACTTGATGTGCGCCAGCTCCGAGGCCATGAGGATAAATTCTCCGGCGACATCGATATCGAGCTCGTGCATCATGTCGATGTATTCGTTGTACTGGTCGAGAACGGGCATGATGGGAATATCCGAAATGTTCAGGTCATTTTTGCGGATGAGATACAACAGAAGATCCAACGGACCTTCGAAGATTTCCAAATTTATCTTATAACCTGTCTGATCCATCTTATTTACCCAATCCCATCGCCTCATTGGCTTCCGCGAGCGTTTTTTGCGCGACTTTTCGGGCCGCCTCGGCCCCCGCGTTTAAGATGTCACGCACCTGCTTTGGTTTTTTGGCCAACTCGACCCGGCGTTCGCGAAACGGACCCAGCGTTTTGTTCATGCCCGAAACAAGAATCTTTTTGCAATCGACACAGCCGATTCCGGCCCTCCGGCATTCGCGGTCGATCTCGCCGATTTTCGCGGGATCGGTGGCCAGTTTGTGGTACGAAAAAATGGTGCAGACGTCGGGATTGCCCGGGTCCTGCCGCCGGATGCGGGCCGGATCGGTAATGCAGTTCATCAGTTTTTTTGTCGCCTCCGGTTCCGGGTCGGAGAGGTAGACGGCGTTGTCGTAGCTTTTGGACATTTTCCGTCCGTCGAGGCCCGGCAGTCTGGGAGTTTCGGTCAAAAGCGAGGCCGGTTCGGGAAAAATTTTGCGGTACAGATAATTGAACCTCCGGACGATCTCGCGGGCCAGCTCGATGTGCGCCACCTGATCCTGCCCCACCGGCACTTGGGTGGCCTTGTAGATCGCCACATCAGCCGTCTGCAGGAGCGGATACCCCAAAAAGCCGTAGGTTGATAAATCTTTTCCCGCAAGTTCCTGCTGGAGTTCCTTGTAGCTCGGCACCCGTTCCAGCCAGCCGAGCGGCGCAATCATGGAAAAAAGGAGATGAAGCTCCGCATGCTCCGGCACCCGCGACTGGACAAAAAGGACCGCCTTTTCCGGGCTGATACCCGCAGACAGCCAGTCGATGACCATCTCGCGAAGCCAATCCTGAATCTCCCTGATGTTGGCGTATTCGGTGGTGAGGCTGTGCCAGTCGGCCACGAAGAAATAACATTTCTGCGCCGATTGCAGGCGCTCCCAGTTTTTAAGGACGCCGAAGAAATGGCCGAGGTGAAGCCTCCCTGTCGGGCGCATGCCGGAGACGATGATTTCTTTTTGTTTCATAACAGCAACCCCGCCACAAACTGCACCGGATACCAGACCAGAATCCGGAAGGCGCCGGTGAAAAACAGGAGAAGCAAAATCATGAACCCGTACCGTCCCGCAAAGGCGTCGAACCGGTTGGCGTACGGTTGGGGAAGGATGCCATAGAGGACTTTCCCGCCGTCCAGCGGATGGATGGGGACCAGATTAAAAAAGGCCAGCGCCAGATTCAGGTAGAAAACCTGGACCAGCGCCCCCAGGATGGTGAATCCGTTAAAGTTCAAATCGGGGTTCAGCCAGCCCGGTTTTGCCAGCGCCACGCCATGAATGATTCCGGCGAGGATGAGCGCCAAAATGAGATTGGAAATTGGCCCCGCGATAGCCACATAAAAGCCGTCGCGCTTCCAATTCTTCAAGTTCCGGTAGTCGACCGGGACGGGGATGCCCCAGCCGATGATAAACCCCCCCATGAAATAACCGAAGATGGGGAGCAAAAGGGTGCCCACAGGATCCATGTGCGGAAAAGGATTAAGCGTCACCCTCCCCAACCGTTTGGCGGTCGGATCGCCCAGCCGGTTGGCCACAAGCCCGTGCGCCGATTCGTGAAAGGCCAGCGAGAACAAAAATCCCGGAAAAAAGAGGAGAAAATTGATGACTTTTGCGCTTAGCAAGTTGCAAAAACCCTACCAGAGCCGTTGGTGAGCGTCAACTTCAACTCTTTCGTAACAGTTCGCAAATAAAGAGAGTCCTTTTGACGGAGCAATTTTCGTTCCCGCCAGCCACATCTGCCGGTGAGACAAGCCTGCTCTTAAGCGGCTTACGAAAATTGCGAAGGCAAAGGGACTCTCTTTATTTGCCGTTTAACCTTACCCCCTCGGATGAAATTTTTCGTGAATTTCAATCAGCCGTTTGCGGGAGACGTGGGTGTAAATCTGCGTCGTGGAGATATCCGCATGGCCGAGCATCACCTGGACCGAGCGAAGATCGGCCCCCCCTTCCAGCAAATGCGTGGCAAAGGAATGACGGAGGACATGGGGGCTTAAACGGGTTTTGATCCCTTTTTTGAGGCCGTATTTCCTTAAGGTCATCCAGAAGGCCTGACGGCTTAATTTTTTGGCGCGACGGTTTACAAAAACAAAGGGCGATTCGCGCTCCTTAAGCAGTTTGGACCTCCCGTCTGTGAGATACACCCGGATCGCCTTGACAGCGGAGGTGCCGATCGGAACCACCCTCTCTTTCGACCCCTTGCCGTAGGCCAAGAGATACCCCTCAGCGAGATGGAGGTGCATCATCTTTAAGCCCACCAGTTCGGAGACGCGCAGACCGGCGGCGTAAAGAAGCTCCAGCATCGCCTTGTCGCGCAGGCCGGCGGCGTCATCCGCCTCCGGCGCCGAAAGGAGGCGGTCAATTTCCAGGACCGTCAGCACATGCGGGAGTTTGCGGTGGATTTTGGGGAGGTCCATGTTTTGCGTGATATCAACCGGAACAATTTTTTCGCTAGTGAGAAACTGGAACAGGCTCCGGATCGCCGTCAGGTTCCGCGACATGGTGCGGCTATTTACCTTCTGGTTTTTGCGTCCGATGAGGAAGTGGAGAATTGTTTGGGGGGTAATGCTCGAGATTTCGACCGGGTCAGGATTTTTTGAACTTTGAACTTTGAACTTTGAACTTTCCCCGGCACTTTTCCCTTGAAGATACTCCGCCCATAATCGTAAGTCATGCCCATAGGCCTCCAGCGTGTTTTTGGAAAGGCCTTTCTCGACGGTGAGGTAATTTAAAAATTGGTCGATGAGGGAATCGAGGGACATTTTGTATTTGGGGCCCCGATCGGCCCTCCAAGGATACTACTCGTGTTATTTGGTTCGTCCGCCAAACTTTGTGGCGGACCAAACCCCGCGTTCACAACTGGCAAAGCCAGATTGTTCGCTTGGATTTTCAGAGATGATAGCACAACAAACCGACAAACAAAAACAATTCCCCTACGACTTCGAGGCAAAAAAAGAGGTCCTCTTTTATCCTTCCAAGCCGGCGGAGTTTCGTGGCGATATCCTCGAAATCGGCCCCGGTCGGGGGGATCTTCTGCTGGCAATGGCCGAGGCTCAACCGGACAAAAAGTTCGTCGCGGTCGAAATCGGCAAAAAACGGTATTTCCGGCTGATTCCAAGGATTGAAAAAAGAGGGATCAAAAACATCTTCCTCATCCGCGGCGATGCCCGCGTGATTATCCCGCGATATTTTGGCGAGGAGACGTTCGAGAAGATATTTGTCCTTTTTCCCGACCCCTGGCCCAAGGACCGGCACGCCTTCAGGAGGCTTTTGACGGTGGAATTTTTCTGGTTGTTGGGCCACCATTTGAAACCGGAGGGAGAGCTGATTCTGGCGACGGATGTGGAGTGGTATGCCGAGTGGATGACGGAAAATTTAAGACGGGTTTCTGTTTTAAAAAACCGTTTGGACCCGCAGTTGTTTGCTTCCGAACTGCCCGGCATCACGCCGACTTTTTTTGAAGAAAAATGGAAAAACGAGGGGCGGAAGATTTATTACCTGCTTTACGGCAAAAATTCAAGACACCGGCGTCAGGTGGTCCCTCACTCCTCGTTCATTTCCTCGGCAAGATGATCCATACGCCATATCAAGATCATCAAGCCGTTTCTTGGATTTTTCCTTTACAATTCTTCACGTTCCGTTGCATATCACCCCCTGCACCGTGGCCAGCAAAACCGCCTCTCCAAAACCGACTCGAACTTTAAGCAAAGACGGAAGCCGCCACGTCACGGATGAAATTTACAACACCCTCATCTCGTCCTTCGGCGCTGTTTGCTCGATAGTCGGTGTTATCCTTCTGCTTTCCTCTTCCATCGGGGCCCACAAACCATGGCACATTTTGAGCTTTGCCGTTTATGGGGCCGCCTTGATCAACCTTTTTGCCGCAAGCGCCCTTCATCATGGAGTGTCCGGATCCGCAAGCACCGAACATCTTCTCCGTCAGTGGGACTATTATGCCATCTTTCTGATGATCGCCGGGACTTTTACCCCCATTTGTCTGATTCTTTTCAGGAACACCCTTGGGTGGAGCACTCTGGGGCTGATCTGGTTTCTGGCCGTTTTGGGAATCGTGTTGAAAACGAAATTTCATCACCTGCCGAAATGGATTTGGCTTGCCCTGTATATCGGAATGGGATGGCTGGCACTTTTGATTATTGTTCCGCTGTATCGGAAAACCCCTGCGGGATTTGTTGTTCTGATGATCGGCGGCCTTTTCTTTACGATCGGCGCCTTTTTTTATTATCTGGAAAGGCCGAATCCCTTTCCCGGAAAGTTCGGCTTTCACGAAATCTGGCACCTGTTTGTTTTAGCCGGCGCCGCCAGCCATTTTTTCGCGATCTATTTTTATCTTCTTCCGTTATAAGAAATGTCTCTGCCAGCTCCTCTCCCACCTCGCTTTATCCTCGCTACTCGCTCGGCGCTCGGCGGGAACCCTTGTATTCCGTTGACTTCAAAAAAACCGTCTGTTATCTAGCCGCAACTTAACGAGATTTATCTGCCGTATTGCGGGAGGCTAGCTCAGTTGGTAGAGCACCGCCCTTTTAAGGCGGGTGTCCCGGGTTCGAATCCCGGGCCTCTCACAAAACCCACTGATGGTGGGCTAGTTGGTCGTTGATGGTCGATAGTCGATGGTTGTACCTCTATCAACCATTTTCCATCGACGAGCACCCAGTCCGCAAAGCGGATTTTGTCCCCTTCGTCTAGCGGTCCAGGACACCGCCCTTTCACGGCGGTAACACGGGTTCGATTCCCGTAGGGGACGCATTTCAGTAAATGTGCGGGATTTTTTAAAAAAATCGGCGGCGAGCGCCGCCGATTTTGCGGAAAAAGAGCCCCCCGAAGAGCCCCCCAAGAGATTGGAATTAAAAGAATTGCCCCCCAAAAGAGCCCAGGGATTTTTGAATTCAAAAGAAAGCCGCCGCCCCCCCACGCGAAAGTTCGAGCCGATTTTTTTG contains these protein-coding regions:
- a CDS encoding segregation/condensation protein A, whose amino-acid sequence is MEIFEGPLDLLLYLIRKNDLNISDIPIMPVLDQYNEYIDMMHELDIDVAGEFILMASELAHIKSRLLLHRDDEIAEEEDPRADLMARLLEYQRYKLAARWLTGRRLLGRDVFKRPKVPPPEAPAEGEDWLTVEPFTLLKAFHEVLKKVPKDKAHFITAERVSVTDRIYEILDHLKGAESLPFEDLFTAGVTREELVVTFLALLEMARLKMIRIYQLEALGPIRVARNMEVGEVATAVKIEEEKTYQ
- the trpS gene encoding tryptophan--tRNA ligase, giving the protein MKQKEIIVSGMRPTGRLHLGHFFGVLKNWERLQSAQKCYFFVADWHSLTTEYANIREIQDWLREMVIDWLSAGISPEKAVLFVQSRVPEHAELHLLFSMIAPLGWLERVPSYKELQQELAGKDLSTYGFLGYPLLQTADVAIYKATQVPVGQDQVAHIELAREIVRRFNYLYRKIFPEPASLLTETPRLPGLDGRKMSKSYDNAVYLSDPEPEATKKLMNCITDPARIRRQDPGNPDVCTIFSYHKLATDPAKIGEIDRECRRAGIGCVDCKKILVSGMNKTLGPFRERRVELAKKPKQVRDILNAGAEAARKVAQKTLAEANEAMGLGK
- a CDS encoding site-2 protease family protein: MLSAKVINFLLFFPGFLFSLAFHESAHGLVANRLGDPTAKRLGRVTLNPFPHMDPVGTLLLPIFGYFMGGFIIGWGIPVPVDYRNLKNWKRDGFYVAIAGPISNLILALILAGIIHGVALAKPGWLNPDLNFNGFTILGALVQVFYLNLALAFFNLVPIHPLDGGKVLYGILPQPYANRFDAFAGRYGFMILLLLFFTGAFRILVWYPVQFVAGLLL
- the xerD gene encoding site-specific tyrosine recombinase XerD, with product MSLDSLIDQFLNYLTVEKGLSKNTLEAYGHDLRLWAEYLQGKSAGESSKFKVQSSKNPDPVEISSITPQTILHFLIGRKNQKVNSRTMSRNLTAIRSLFQFLTSEKIVPVDITQNMDLPKIHRKLPHVLTVLEIDRLLSAPEADDAAGLRDKAMLELLYAAGLRVSELVGLKMMHLHLAEGYLLAYGKGSKERVVPIGTSAVKAIRVYLTDGRSKLLKERESPFVFVNRRAKKLSRQAFWMTLRKYGLKKGIKTRLSPHVLRHSFATHLLEGGADLRSVQVMLGHADISTTQIYTHVSRKRLIEIHEKFHPRG
- the trmB gene encoding tRNA (guanosine(46)-N7)-methyltransferase TrmB, coding for MIAQQTDKQKQFPYDFEAKKEVLFYPSKPAEFRGDILEIGPGRGDLLLAMAEAQPDKKFVAVEIGKKRYFRLIPRIEKRGIKNIFLIRGDARVIIPRYFGEETFEKIFVLFPDPWPKDRHAFRRLLTVEFFWLLGHHLKPEGELILATDVEWYAEWMTENLRRVSVLKNRLDPQLFASELPGITPTFFEEKWKNEGRKIYYLLYGKNSRHRRQVVPHSSFISSAR
- a CDS encoding hemolysin III family protein; translation: MASKTASPKPTRTLSKDGSRHVTDEIYNTLISSFGAVCSIVGVILLLSSSIGAHKPWHILSFAVYGAALINLFAASALHHGVSGSASTEHLLRQWDYYAIFLMIAGTFTPICLILFRNTLGWSTLGLIWFLAVLGIVLKTKFHHLPKWIWLALYIGMGWLALLIIVPLYRKTPAGFVVLMIGGLFFTIGAFFYYLERPNPFPGKFGFHEIWHLFVLAGAASHFFAIYFYLLPL